One Branchiostoma floridae strain S238N-H82 chromosome 1, Bfl_VNyyK, whole genome shotgun sequence genomic region harbors:
- the LOC118426542 gene encoding collagen alpha-1(XII) chain-like yields MLWKLLLPTLLMFVAIRETIGQDYYGEGDYGDGDPLVGLDPLAGDGGFTGGAGGAGGDAGAGDTVDPNPPTPAPEPNPPTPAPEPNPPTPAPEPDPFANRPVLPDGPGPACSMDVVLIVDESSSMSVSWFDRVKQFLVDFIGCFSFHHDVWIGVIPYECVPRTYFPLSPPFGSFIFDHLMKKGGLSRPGVAIRFMKDTTSFRDGVPSAAVVITDGSAQSDSEGQVQDDYAAQAAEARDAGIQLYAVSVGDEVDDAALQAIAGSSDRVFDSDIPCKVAFRILADLCTLSGVPGCVSFEGDSILPLGTSYQPETDGCITCTCSDDGHMMCSGVGCPLRYPPCSNEVNIAGRCCPDCVDDGPVPVGCWYNDILIPIGIEYKPNDCMTCTCPAPGEEP; encoded by the exons ATGCTGTGGAAACTGTTGCTGCCCACTCTGCTGATGTTCGTCGCCATCCGCGAGACAATCGGCCAAGACTACTATGGGGAAGGGGACTATGGGGACGGGGACCCGCTCGTTGGGTTAGACCCGCTCGCTGGGGACGGTGGGTTCACTGGGGGCGCTGGAGGCGCTGGGGGCGACGCGGGCGCTGGGGACACCGTCGACCCGAACCCACCGACGCCCGCGCCCGAACCGAACCCACCGACGCCCGCGCCCGAACCGAACCCACCGACGCCCGCGCCCGAACCCGACCCGTTCGCCAACCGGCCGGTCCTGCCCGATGGCCCGGGACCAG CTTGCTCCATGGACGTCGTTCTCATTGTGGACGAATCCTCGAGCATGTCGGTTTCCTGGTTCGATCGCGTCAAGCAGTTCCTGGTCGACTTTATAGGCTGCTTCTCCTTCCATCATGACGTCTGG ATAGGAGTAATTCCATACGAGTGCGTGCCGAGGACATACTTTCCTCTGAGCCCACCTTTCGGCTCCTTCATCTTCGACCACCTGATGAAGAAGGGGGGCCTGAGCCGACCAGGCGTGGCCATTCGCTTCATGAAGGATACG ACAAGTTTCCGTGACGGGGTCCCCTCGGCGGCGGTAGTCATTACGGACGGATCAGCTCAGAGCGACAGTGAAGGACAG GTACAGGACGACTACGCGGCGCAGGCTGCCGAGGCCAGGGACGCCGGAATCCAGCTGTACGCTGTGAGTGTTGGAGACGAGGTGGACGACGCTGCGCTTCAGGCCATCGCCGGGAGCTCCGACCGCGTGTTCGACAGCGACATCCCCTGCAAAGTCGCCTTCCGGATACTGGCGGACCTCTGCACGTTATCAG GTGTCCCCGGCTGTGTGTCGTTTGAGGGAGACTCCATCCTTCCTCTGGGGACATCTTACCAG CCGGAGACGGACGGTTGCATCACGTGCACCTGCTCGGACGACGGGCACATGATGTGCTCGGGCGTGGGCTGCCCGCTGAGGTATCCGCCCTGCAGTAACGAAGTGAACATCGCGGGCCGCTGCTGTCCGGACTGTGTCGATGACGGTCCTG TTCCGGTCGGCTGTTGGTACAACGACATCCTCATTCCCATCGGGATAGAGTACAAG CCTAACGACTGCATGACCTGCACCTGCCCCGCCCCGGGAGAGGAGCCGTAG